In Aspergillus flavus chromosome 3, complete sequence, one genomic interval encodes:
- a CDS encoding synaptic vesicle transporter has protein sequence MGQPNDLKSPEVASVPVSSKNSISDPSSPLEDSLEAQQPSPPIYHIFSRSQKLEMVVIVSLAAIFSPLSSNIYFPALGAISRDLHTSMTLTTLTVTIYMIVQGIAPTFWGSISDTSGRRPVFIGTMVVYIIANIALAVSTNYGELMAFRALQAAGSAATISIGAGVIGDVTTSAERGSLVGIFGGVRMLGQGIGPVFGGLLAQYLGFRSIFWFLTICASVSLFTILLLLPETLRSIAGNGTVPLRGLQKPWLYYITGQPGAEEGAESGIKKSRVTFGTVFAPLKFLFEIDVFITLFFGSIVYTVWSMVTSSTSDLFEETYNLTTLQVGLTFLGNGLGCMSGSYTIGYLMDYNHRLTEREYCEKHNYPPGTRVNLKTHPDFPIETARMRNTWWITVIFIVCVAVYGVSLRTHLAVPIILQYIIAYCSTGIFTINSALVIDLYPGASASATAVNNLMRCLIGAAGVAAVQPIIDALGPTYTFVLLAGITLVLCPLLWVETNYGAGWRLARHQRLNRPRAG, from the exons ATGGGCCAACCCAATGACCTCAAATCCCCTGAGGTAGCCAGTGTACCGGTATCTTCGAAAAATAGTATCTCagatccttcatctcctctcGAGGATTCTCTTGAAGCCCAACAACCATCGCCCCCAATCTATCACATCTTCTCTCGATCTCAAAAGCTGGAAATGGTGGTGATTGTCTCCCTGGCCGCCATTTTCTCACCGTTGTCTTCCAATATCTACTTCCCCGCTCTGGGGGCTATCTCAAGA GATCTCCATACAAGCATGACCCTAACAACCTTGACCGTCACCATATATATGATCGTCCAAGGAATTGCACCGACCTTTTGGGGTTCCATATCAGATACCTCTGGCCGACGACCCGTGTTCATTGGGACTATGGTCGTCTATATCATTGCCAACATTGCCCTTGCTGTATCGACTAACTACGGCGAGCTGATGGCATTCCGTGCTTTGCAGGCTGCCGGCAGTGCCGCTACAATATCTATCG GAGCAGGTGTCATCGGTGATGTTACAACCTCTGCGGAACGAGGAAGTCTGGTAGGCATCTTTGGCGGTG TCCGCATGCTTGGCCAAGGTATTGGTCCAGTTTTTGGCGGTCTTCTCGCGCAGTATCTCGGCTTTCGATCGATCTTTTGGTTCCTCACGATCTGTGCCAGCGTCAGTCTGTTCACTATCCTCCTATTACTTCCTGAGACCCTGCGATCGATTGCCGGCAATGGGACGGTTCCTCTTCGTGGCCTGCAGAAGCCATGGTTATACTATATCACTGGACAACCGGGTGCTGAGGAGGGTGCCGAGTCAGGGATCAAAAAGTCCAGGGTTACGTTTGGGACTGTCTTTGCGCCTCTCAAATTCCTGTTCGAGATTGATGTTTTTATTACTCTTTTCTTCGGAAGTATTGTCTACACGGTGTGGAGTATGGTCACGTCTAGTACCTCTGACCTGTTTGAGGAAACGTATAACTTGACTACCCTGCAGGTTGGTCTCACGTTTCTTGGAAATG GCCTAGGATGCATGTCAGGCTCCTACACAATCGGCTACCTAATGGATTACAACCACCGTCTGACTGAACGCGAATACTGCGAGAAACACAACTACCCACCCGGCACACGAGTCAACCTGAAAACACACCCAGACTTCCCGATCGAGACCGCCCGCATGCGCAACACTTGGTGGATTACAGTTATCTTTATCGTATGTGTCGCGGTCTACGGTGTTTCGCTGCGTACGCACCTTGCGGTCCCCATCATACTGCAATATATCATTGCCTACTGCTCAACTGGTATCTTTACGATTAACAGTGCCTTGGTGATCGATCTATATCCAGGTGCCAGTGCTAGCGCCACGGCTGTGAATAATCTTATGCGGTGTCTGATTGGTGCCGCGGGGGTTGCGGCTGTGCAGCCTATTATTGATGCGCTTGGTCCGACTTATACTTTCGTTTTGCTTGCTGGTATTACCTTGGTTCTGTGCCCTTTGCTCTGGGTGGAGACGAATTATGGGGCTGGATGGCGACTGGCTCGACATCAGAGGTTGAACCGTCCTCGGGCTGGGTAA